A region from the Actinoplanes sp. OR16 genome encodes:
- the rpmA gene encoding 50S ribosomal protein L27: MAHKKGASSSRNGRDSAAQRLGVKRFGGQLVSAGEILIRQRGTKFHPGDLVGRGGDDTLFALATGNVLFGTKRGRKTVSIVPVAE, translated from the coding sequence ATGGCTCATAAAAAGGGTGCATCCAGCTCGCGTAACGGCCGTGACTCCGCCGCCCAGCGCCTCGGCGTGAAGCGTTTCGGTGGTCAGCTGGTCAGCGCCGGCGAGATCCTGATCCGTCAGCGGGGCACGAAGTTCCACCCGGGCGACCTGGTCGGCCGTGGCGGCGACGACACGCTCTTCGCTCTGGCCACCGGCAACGTGCTCTTCGGCACGAAGCGTGGCCGCAAGACCGTCAGCATCGTGCCGGTCGCGGAGTAG
- the obgE gene encoding GTPase ObgE — protein MTTFVDRVVLHLQAGDGGHGCASVHREKFKPLGGPDGGNGGHGGSIKLVVDAQQHTLLDFHFHPHIKASNGGGGAGANRDGATGKDLILKVPNGTVVMTEDGEVLADMVGNGTEFEVARGGRGGRGNASLANNRRKVPGFAELGEPGDAFDVVLELKSVADVGLVGFPSAGKSSLISVLSAAKPKIADYPFTTLVPNLGVVQAGEETFTIADVPGLIPGAATGKGLGMQFLRHIERTSVLVHVLDAAAPEIERDPLADLDAIEAELAAYGGLEDRPRLVVLNKIDIPDGRDLAEMVRPDLEARGYQVFEVSAVTREGLREFGFALAKFVKEYRAAKPVEEATRIVLRPRAVDDAGFTIEQDEDGVFVIRGLQVERWVRQTNFDNDEAVGFLADRMERLGIETMLGKKGAKAGDPVRIGTREFDWHPNAGEYVSGPRGTDSRLEELDTRPSASQRLAARKARRVRAEDEVQHMAADGTVSSIKMSNVPVLVNDDDDDDEGDTDTDE, from the coding sequence GTGACCACGTTCGTCGACCGGGTCGTGCTGCATCTGCAGGCGGGTGACGGCGGGCACGGCTGTGCCTCCGTGCACCGGGAGAAGTTCAAGCCGCTCGGCGGCCCCGACGGCGGCAACGGCGGGCACGGCGGCAGCATCAAGCTGGTCGTCGACGCGCAGCAGCACACGCTGCTCGACTTCCACTTCCACCCGCACATCAAGGCCAGCAACGGTGGTGGCGGCGCCGGGGCGAACCGGGACGGCGCGACCGGCAAGGACCTGATCCTCAAGGTGCCGAACGGCACTGTCGTGATGACCGAGGACGGCGAGGTGCTGGCCGACATGGTCGGCAACGGCACCGAGTTCGAGGTGGCCCGTGGTGGCCGTGGCGGTCGCGGCAACGCGTCGCTGGCGAACAACCGCCGCAAGGTGCCGGGCTTCGCCGAGCTCGGTGAGCCGGGCGACGCCTTCGACGTGGTGCTCGAGCTGAAGAGCGTGGCCGACGTCGGCCTGGTGGGCTTCCCGTCGGCCGGCAAGTCCTCGCTGATCTCGGTGCTGTCCGCAGCCAAGCCGAAGATCGCCGACTACCCGTTCACCACCCTGGTGCCGAACCTCGGCGTGGTGCAGGCCGGCGAGGAGACGTTCACGATCGCCGACGTGCCCGGCCTGATCCCGGGCGCGGCCACCGGCAAGGGCCTCGGCATGCAGTTCCTGCGGCACATCGAGCGCACTTCGGTGCTGGTGCACGTGCTCGACGCGGCGGCTCCGGAGATCGAGCGCGACCCGCTCGCCGACCTGGACGCGATCGAGGCGGAGCTGGCGGCGTACGGTGGCCTGGAAGATCGTCCCCGGCTCGTGGTGCTCAACAAGATCGACATTCCGGATGGCCGGGACCTCGCCGAGATGGTCCGCCCCGACCTCGAAGCGCGTGGCTACCAGGTGTTCGAGGTGAGCGCGGTGACCCGTGAGGGCCTGCGTGAGTTCGGCTTCGCGCTGGCGAAGTTCGTCAAGGAGTACCGGGCGGCGAAGCCGGTCGAGGAGGCGACCCGCATCGTGCTGCGCCCGCGCGCCGTCGACGACGCCGGCTTCACGATCGAGCAGGACGAGGACGGTGTGTTCGTGATCCGCGGCCTCCAGGTGGAGCGCTGGGTCCGGCAGACGAACTTCGACAACGACGAGGCGGTGGGCTTCCTGGCCGACCGCATGGAGCGGCTGGGCATCGAGACCATGCTCGGCAAGAAGGGCGCGAAGGCCGGCGATCCGGTCCGGATCGGCACCCGCGAGTTCGACTGGCACCCGAACGCCGGGGAGTACGTGTCGGGTCCGCGTGGCACCGACTCCCGGCTGGAGGAGCTGGACACCCGCCCGAGCGCGTCGCAGCGTCTCGCCGCCCGCAAGGCCCGCCGCGTCCGTGCCGAGGACGAGGTGCAGCACATGGCGGCCGACGGCACGGTCAGCAGCATCAAGATGTCGAACGTCCCGGTGCTGGTCAACGACGATGACGATGACGACGAGGGCGACACCGACACCGACGAATAG
- a CDS encoding GNAT family N-acetyltransferase codes for MLIENRPALDPELAALVTAQQRELLAAAGLAGQRMFEPHDDVAYLIGTVNDRAVACGGWQARDTGVAEITRLYVRPAHRGRGLGRQMIVALEEEALAAGRPVIRLETAAHLRAVIGLYLTSGYARIPSYGDPGNVCFEKQLQLLLQ; via the coding sequence GTGCTGATCGAGAACCGTCCTGCTCTGGACCCCGAACTGGCTGCCCTGGTCACCGCTCAGCAGCGGGAACTGTTGGCCGCCGCCGGTCTCGCCGGGCAGCGGATGTTCGAGCCGCACGATGACGTCGCGTATCTGATCGGCACGGTGAACGACCGTGCCGTGGCGTGCGGTGGCTGGCAGGCGCGGGACACCGGGGTCGCCGAGATCACCCGGCTCTACGTGCGCCCGGCCCACCGCGGCCGGGGCCTGGGCCGGCAGATGATCGTCGCCCTCGAGGAGGAGGCGCTCGCGGCCGGCCGCCCGGTGATCCGGCTGGAGACCGCGGCGCACCTGCGAGCGGTGATCGGCCTCTACCTGACGTCCGGTTATGCCCGGATCCCCAGCTATGGGGACCCGGGCAACGTCTGTTTCGAGAAACAGCTTCAGCTCTTACTGCAGTAG
- the trpS gene encoding tryptophan--tRNA ligase has protein sequence MATTRRLTGFKPTGHLHLGNLLGALRPLIAAQDHTESIAMIADLHAMTMEHDPQRLRALALETATVMLAAGVDPARTPIILQSQIPEHTELHYLLECVTGFGEASRMIQFKEKSAAGGPIRLSLLTYPVLMAADILLYDIDQVPVGEDQNQHLELTRTLATRFNARYGDTFRVPAGVRPEAAARIMDLADPTVKMGKSNAAGAGRIGLLDPPEVVRRTVARAVTDEFAQVRRHPDQPGVTNLIDILAECTGQQPSDPVSYGALKRDVTDAIESLLAPIRARHAELAEDPAYVREILAKGAAAVRPIAMATCSAARDAIGLLQ, from the coding sequence ATGGCAACCACCCGCCGCCTGACCGGTTTCAAGCCCACCGGTCACCTGCATCTCGGCAATCTGCTGGGCGCTCTGCGCCCGCTGATCGCCGCGCAGGACCACACCGAGTCCATCGCGATGATCGCCGACCTGCACGCCATGACCATGGAGCACGACCCGCAGCGGCTGCGCGCGCTCGCGCTGGAGACCGCGACGGTCATGCTCGCCGCCGGCGTCGATCCCGCGCGCACGCCGATCATCCTGCAATCGCAGATCCCCGAGCACACCGAGCTGCATTACCTGCTGGAGTGCGTGACCGGTTTCGGCGAGGCCTCCCGGATGATCCAGTTCAAGGAGAAGTCGGCGGCAGGCGGTCCGATCCGGCTCAGCCTGCTCACCTACCCGGTGCTGATGGCCGCGGACATCCTGCTCTACGACATCGATCAGGTGCCGGTCGGCGAGGACCAGAACCAGCACCTGGAGCTCACCAGGACACTTGCGACCCGCTTCAACGCCCGCTACGGCGACACGTTCCGGGTGCCGGCCGGCGTGCGACCGGAGGCGGCGGCCCGGATCATGGACCTCGCCGATCCGACGGTGAAGATGGGCAAGAGCAACGCGGCGGGCGCCGGCCGGATCGGCCTGCTGGATCCCCCGGAGGTGGTCCGGCGCACCGTGGCGCGTGCCGTCACCGACGAGTTCGCGCAGGTCCGCCGCCATCCGGACCAGCCCGGCGTGACCAACCTGATCGACATCCTGGCCGAGTGCACCGGGCAGCAGCCGTCCGACCCCGTCTCCTACGGCGCTCTGAAACGGGACGTCACCGACGCGATCGAGTCGCTGCTCGCGCCGATCCGGGCGCGGCACGCCGAGCTGGCGGAGGACCCGGCATACGTCCGGGAGATCTTGGCGAAGGGCGCCGCGGCCGTCCGTCCCATCGCCATGGCGACCTGCTCGGCGGCCCGCGACGCCATCGGGCTACTGCAGTAA
- the pepN gene encoding aminopeptidase N has translation MPTLTRAEAADRASLVDVETYHVDLDVTGDGDTFRSRAVVRFRARPGAATFLEFEPVEIVTLTLNGVAVDPSAVRDGRLHLSDLAESNELVADARMRYSIDGEGLHRYTDPADGNVYLYQHLFINNGGRVLPCFDQPDLKASWQVSVAAPEDWTVATNGTLVARDGGRWEFAPTKRISTYLASLIAGKYHVRTDEHDGIPLALYARAALAEHLDAEAAEIFEVTKQCLDRFHEMFAIRYPFGHYQQAFAPEFNFGAMEYPGLVVFRDEYIPRSVITESEREHRANVIAHEMAHQWFGDLVTMAWWDDLWLNESFAEYLGTRVTSEATRFRGAWTTFAMQRKAWGLRADQRPSTHPVAPSEVTDTDAALLNFDGISYAKGAAVLKQLVAWLGDEAFLAGLNAHFETHAYGNATLADLLGALSKASGRDLSGWAEVWLRRAQVNTLRAEVSRDGANYAEVAIVQTAPEAFPTLRPHRVGIGLFDQVAGGAVVRRKRIDVELDASGRTVIGELAGEPAADLLLLNDGDLTYAKVRLDEQSAAAVPLLLPLIDDSLARAVIWAATLDAVVDGERPVAELVTLVLAALPVETEVVIVEDVLRATRGLVDRYATPETRPAALELVAQAAERLLLASPAGSSGQLAAARGLIGSTTAVARLRGWLTGENVPDGLVVDADLRWLIQYRLAVLGAAGADEIEAERERDRSASGEQWAARCRAALPDPAAKESAWNAVVTDGRLSNRLAELTASGFWQPEQLGLLSGYAERYFAEMPEMMRVRSGMSAEKAALAAYPDVAVSEETRRLAAALLAQPDLSPILRRVVLDADDDMRRALTARG, from the coding sequence ATGCCGACCCTGACCCGCGCCGAGGCCGCTGACCGGGCGTCCCTCGTCGACGTCGAGACCTACCATGTCGATCTGGACGTCACCGGGGACGGCGACACCTTCCGATCCCGCGCGGTGGTCCGTTTCCGCGCCCGGCCCGGCGCCGCGACGTTCCTGGAGTTCGAGCCGGTCGAGATCGTCACGCTGACGCTGAACGGCGTTGCCGTCGACCCGTCCGCGGTGCGCGACGGCCGGCTGCACCTCAGCGATCTGGCGGAGAGCAACGAGCTGGTCGCCGACGCCCGGATGCGGTACTCGATCGACGGTGAGGGCCTGCACCGCTACACCGACCCGGCCGACGGGAACGTCTACCTCTACCAGCACCTGTTCATCAACAACGGCGGCCGGGTGCTGCCCTGTTTCGACCAGCCCGACCTGAAGGCGTCCTGGCAGGTCAGCGTCGCCGCGCCGGAGGACTGGACGGTCGCGACGAACGGCACGCTCGTCGCCCGGGACGGCGGCCGCTGGGAGTTCGCGCCGACCAAGCGGATCTCCACGTACCTGGCTTCGCTGATCGCCGGCAAGTACCACGTGCGCACCGACGAGCACGACGGCATCCCGCTGGCCCTGTACGCCCGGGCCGCGCTCGCCGAGCACCTGGACGCCGAGGCCGCGGAGATCTTCGAGGTCACCAAGCAGTGCCTGGACCGGTTCCACGAGATGTTCGCGATCCGCTACCCGTTCGGGCACTACCAGCAGGCGTTCGCCCCGGAGTTCAACTTCGGCGCGATGGAGTACCCCGGCCTCGTGGTCTTCCGCGACGAGTACATCCCCCGCTCGGTGATCACCGAGAGCGAGCGGGAGCACCGGGCCAACGTGATCGCCCACGAGATGGCCCACCAGTGGTTCGGCGACCTGGTGACGATGGCCTGGTGGGACGACCTGTGGCTGAACGAGTCGTTCGCCGAGTACCTCGGGACCCGGGTGACGTCCGAGGCGACCCGCTTCCGGGGCGCCTGGACGACGTTCGCGATGCAGCGCAAGGCGTGGGGCCTGCGTGCCGACCAGCGTCCCTCCACCCACCCGGTCGCGCCGTCCGAGGTGACCGACACCGACGCGGCGCTGCTCAACTTCGACGGGATCTCGTACGCCAAGGGCGCCGCCGTACTGAAGCAGCTGGTCGCCTGGCTCGGTGACGAGGCGTTCCTGGCCGGGCTCAACGCCCACTTCGAGACCCATGCGTACGGCAACGCCACCCTGGCCGACCTGCTCGGCGCCCTGTCCAAGGCGAGCGGGCGGGACCTGTCCGGCTGGGCCGAGGTGTGGCTGCGCCGCGCCCAGGTCAACACGCTGCGCGCCGAGGTGAGCCGGGACGGCGCGAACTACGCCGAGGTGGCGATCGTGCAGACCGCCCCCGAGGCGTTCCCGACGCTGCGCCCGCACCGGGTCGGCATCGGCCTGTTCGACCAGGTCGCCGGCGGCGCCGTGGTGCGCCGCAAGCGGATCGACGTCGAGCTGGACGCGTCCGGCCGGACCGTGATCGGCGAGCTGGCCGGCGAACCCGCCGCGGACCTGCTGCTGCTCAACGACGGCGATCTGACGTATGCGAAGGTCCGCCTGGATGAGCAGTCGGCTGCCGCCGTACCCCTGCTCCTGCCTTTGATCGACGACTCGCTGGCCCGGGCCGTGATCTGGGCCGCCACCCTGGACGCCGTCGTCGACGGCGAGCGCCCGGTCGCCGAGCTGGTCACCCTGGTCCTCGCGGCGCTGCCGGTGGAGACCGAGGTGGTGATCGTCGAGGACGTGCTGCGGGCCACTCGCGGGCTGGTCGACCGGTACGCCACCCCGGAGACCCGCCCGGCCGCGCTGGAGCTGGTGGCCCAGGCCGCCGAGCGGCTGCTCCTCGCCTCTCCGGCGGGCAGCTCCGGTCAGCTGGCGGCGGCCCGCGGACTGATCGGCTCCACCACCGCCGTGGCCCGGCTGCGCGGCTGGCTGACCGGCGAGAACGTGCCGGACGGGCTGGTCGTCGACGCCGACCTGCGCTGGCTCATCCAGTACCGCCTCGCGGTGCTGGGCGCGGCCGGCGCCGACGAGATCGAGGCGGAGCGGGAGCGGGACCGCAGCGCCAGCGGCGAGCAGTGGGCTGCCCGCTGCCGTGCGGCGCTGCCCGACCCGGCCGCCAAGGAGAGCGCCTGGAACGCCGTGGTCACCGACGGCCGGCTCTCGAACCGCCTGGCCGAGCTCACCGCGAGCGGGTTCTGGCAGCCCGAGCAGCTGGGACTGCTGTCCGGCTACGCCGAGCGTTACTTCGCTGAGATGCCGGAGATGATGCGCGTGCGAAGTGGCATGAGCGCCGAGAAAGCGGCTCTGGCGGCGTACCCCGATGTGGCCGTCTCCGAAGAGACCAGGCGGCTCGCCGCCGCCCTGCTCGCCCAGCCGGACCTCAGCCCGATCCTGCGCCGGGTCGTGCTGGACGCCGACGACGACATGCGGCGGGCCCTGACCGCCCGCGGGTGA
- a CDS encoding PAS domain-containing hybrid sensor histidine kinase/response regulator, with protein MEWSEELAGGLLQAAPDAILVIDGGRIVLINDRAEQLYGWTKDELVGQTVEVLLTDHARSLLVERRRLMQESSPGSIGTISTTARRKDGTEFPVESSTTIVVTPQGRFAVAVVRDITDRLAAEEEKVRLRAEAQAHRNQRLESLGQLAGGIAHDFNNMLGVILNYANFVIEEAESADPDVAMIAADAKQVVKAGQRGTDLTHQLLAFARREVVRPQPVDLNALITGIRELLDRTVGDQVSLLLRPEPGLPAVHCDPAQIEQMLVHLALNARDAMPSGGNLVIDTGRAGDQVRLRFTDSGRGMAADVLDRAFEPFYTTKGSAEGSGLGLATVYGIVTQAGGEVAITSEVGLGTTVTVLLPASAGSLPDLGAAGHVRIDGQGETLLVVEDEDALRDVAGRILTGAGYRVISADCGERALDVAAGHDGTIDLLVSDVVMPGMLGKELAERLVMARPETRVLFMSGYAQPVLASEGTLEDGVALLEKPFTANDLLTAVRKRLDD; from the coding sequence GTGGAGTGGTCCGAGGAGCTCGCCGGCGGTTTGCTGCAGGCCGCGCCGGACGCGATCCTGGTCATCGACGGCGGCCGGATCGTGCTGATCAACGATCGGGCCGAGCAGCTCTACGGCTGGACGAAGGACGAGCTGGTGGGGCAGACCGTCGAGGTGCTGCTGACCGATCACGCCCGATCCCTGCTCGTCGAGCGCCGGCGGCTCATGCAGGAGTCCTCACCGGGCTCGATCGGCACGATCTCGACGACGGCCCGGCGCAAGGACGGCACCGAGTTCCCGGTCGAGTCGTCCACCACGATCGTGGTGACGCCGCAGGGCCGGTTCGCGGTGGCGGTGGTCCGTGACATCACCGACCGGCTGGCCGCCGAGGAGGAGAAGGTCCGGCTGCGCGCCGAGGCGCAGGCCCACCGCAACCAGCGGCTGGAGAGCCTGGGCCAGCTCGCCGGCGGCATCGCGCACGACTTCAACAACATGCTCGGCGTGATCCTCAACTACGCGAACTTCGTGATCGAGGAGGCCGAGTCGGCCGACCCGGACGTCGCGATGATCGCCGCCGACGCGAAACAGGTGGTGAAGGCCGGTCAGCGCGGCACCGACCTGACCCACCAGTTGCTCGCCTTCGCCCGGCGCGAGGTGGTCCGCCCGCAGCCGGTCGACCTGAACGCGCTGATCACCGGGATCCGCGAGCTGCTCGACCGGACCGTCGGTGATCAGGTCAGCCTGCTCCTGCGCCCGGAACCCGGCCTGCCCGCGGTGCACTGCGATCCGGCCCAGATCGAGCAGATGCTGGTCCACCTCGCCCTCAACGCCCGGGACGCGATGCCGTCCGGCGGCAACCTGGTGATCGACACCGGGCGGGCCGGCGACCAGGTCCGGCTGCGGTTCACCGACTCCGGCCGGGGGATGGCCGCCGACGTGCTGGACCGTGCCTTCGAGCCGTTCTACACGACGAAGGGCAGCGCCGAGGGGTCCGGGCTGGGCCTCGCCACCGTCTACGGCATCGTCACGCAGGCCGGTGGGGAGGTCGCGATCACGAGCGAGGTGGGTCTCGGGACGACCGTCACGGTGTTGCTGCCCGCTTCTGCCGGGTCTCTTCCGGATCTCGGAGCGGCGGGGCACGTGAGGATCGACGGACAGGGCGAGACCCTGCTGGTCGTCGAGGACGAGGACGCGCTGCGGGACGTGGCCGGGCGGATCCTGACCGGCGCCGGGTACCGGGTGATCTCGGCCGACTGCGGCGAGCGGGCCCTGGACGTGGCGGCCGGGCACGACGGCACCATCGACCTGCTGGTCAGCGACGTGGTGATGCCCGGGATGCTGGGCAAGGAGCTGGCCGAGCGGCTGGTCATGGCCCGGCCGGAGACGCGGGTGCTCTTCATGTCCGGTTATGCCCAGCCGGTGCTCGCGTCGGAGGGGACGCTGGAGGACGGCGTGGCCCTGCTGGAGAAGCCGTTCACCGCGAACGACCTCCTCACCGCCGTCCGTAAGCGCCTGGACGACTAG
- the nadD gene encoding nicotinate-nucleotide adenylyltransferase → MRRVGIMGGTFDPIHHGHLVAASEVQARFDLDEVMFVPTGQPYEKGRVSPAEDRYLMTVIATASNPRFHVSRADMDRDGPTYTVDTLRDMRAVYGQSAELYFITGADALSRIMSWKDALTMLELAHFIGVTRPGFELSGAGLPEDSVTLVEVPAMAISSSDCRKRVASGLPVWYLVPDGVVQYINKRGLYSDSGITGPV, encoded by the coding sequence ATGCGTCGCGTAGGGATCATGGGTGGCACGTTCGACCCCATTCACCACGGCCACCTGGTCGCCGCCAGCGAGGTGCAGGCACGGTTCGACCTGGACGAGGTCATGTTCGTGCCGACCGGTCAGCCGTACGAGAAGGGCCGGGTCTCACCCGCCGAGGACCGCTATCTCATGACGGTCATCGCCACCGCCTCGAACCCGCGGTTCCACGTGAGCCGCGCCGACATGGATCGGGACGGGCCGACGTACACCGTCGACACCCTGCGGGACATGCGCGCCGTCTACGGGCAGTCCGCCGAGCTCTACTTCATCACCGGCGCCGACGCCCTCTCCCGGATCATGTCGTGGAAGGACGCGCTCACCATGCTGGAGCTGGCGCACTTCATCGGTGTGACCCGGCCCGGCTTCGAGCTCTCCGGCGCCGGCCTGCCGGAGGACAGCGTCACCCTCGTCGAGGTGCCGGCCATGGCCATCTCGTCGAGCGACTGCCGCAAGCGGGTGGCGTCCGGCCTGCCGGTTTGGTACCTGGTCCCGGATGGTGTCGTTCAGTACATCAACAAGCGGGGCCTGTATTCGGACTCGGGGATAACCGGTCCCGTGTGA
- the rsfS gene encoding ribosome silencing factor, translating to MPVNERALELAMAAAQAASDKKAQDISIIDVGDQLYITDAFVIASASNERQVIAIVDAVEEALAGLPEKAKPVRREGERQGRWVLLDYVDIVVHIQHTEEREFYSLDRLWKDCPTIPFVDRDMVDAGAAAPEAS from the coding sequence TTGCCCGTCAACGAACGCGCTCTCGAACTCGCCATGGCAGCCGCTCAGGCCGCCTCGGACAAGAAGGCGCAGGACATCTCCATCATCGATGTCGGCGACCAGCTCTACATCACCGACGCGTTCGTCATCGCCTCGGCGTCGAACGAGCGCCAGGTGATCGCGATCGTGGACGCCGTCGAGGAAGCGCTCGCCGGCCTGCCGGAGAAGGCGAAGCCGGTGCGGCGCGAAGGTGAGCGCCAGGGCCGCTGGGTGCTGCTCGACTACGTCGACATCGTGGTGCACATCCAGCACACCGAGGAGCGCGAGTTCTACTCGCTGGACCGCCTCTGGAAGGACTGCCCGACCATTCCGTTCGTCGACCGGGACATGGTCGATGCCGGTGCGGCTGCGCCCGAAGCGTCGTGA
- a CDS encoding histidine phosphatase family protein → MTSRLIVWRHGNTDWNAGSRVQGQTDVPLNELGRRQAVEAAELLAALRPDAIVASDLSRAADTAAALAARTGHTVTYDERLRERFFGAWQGLTTAEVAARRPDEFARWKAGNDVVGGDVETLDDLGKRVADGLQDAARLAPGGVVVAATHGAAARQGIAHLLGWPVSQVRTLRALQNCHWVELTLSDDGAWQLSAYNVGVFAERPVPPAV, encoded by the coding sequence GTGACCTCCCGTCTCATCGTCTGGCGGCACGGCAACACCGACTGGAACGCGGGCTCCCGCGTGCAGGGGCAGACCGACGTCCCGCTCAACGAGCTGGGCCGCCGGCAGGCCGTCGAGGCGGCCGAGCTGCTGGCCGCCCTGCGCCCGGACGCGATCGTCGCCAGCGACCTGAGCCGGGCCGCCGACACCGCCGCGGCGCTGGCCGCCCGGACCGGGCACACGGTCACCTACGACGAACGGCTCCGGGAGCGGTTCTTCGGCGCATGGCAGGGTCTGACCACCGCCGAGGTGGCGGCCCGGCGCCCGGACGAGTTCGCCCGGTGGAAAGCCGGAAACGACGTGGTCGGCGGTGATGTGGAGACCCTCGACGACCTCGGCAAGCGGGTCGCCGACGGACTGCAGGACGCGGCCCGGCTGGCGCCCGGCGGTGTCGTCGTGGCGGCCACCCACGGCGCGGCCGCCCGCCAGGGCATCGCGCACCTGCTCGGCTGGCCGGTCTCCCAGGTCCGCACGCTGCGGGCGCTGCAGAACTGTCACTGGGTGGAGCTGACCCTGAGCGATGACGGTGCCTGGCAGCTCTCGGCCTACAACGTCGGCGTGTTCGCGGAGCGTCCCGTTCCCCCTGCGGTCTGA
- a CDS encoding DegV family protein, whose amino-acid sequence MTIAVVTDSTAYLPAELSGTYDLTIVPLTVVINGWDGLEGLEISPAEVAKALSGRRAAVSTSRPAPSQFVTEYRRLLDAGADGVVSVHLSAKLSGTYEAAQLAAAEIGPQIQVVDSGTAAMGLGFPALAAASAAANNQDLEAVRAAAADHAARVSTFFYVDTLEFLRRGGRIGAASALVGTALSVKPILHVADGAIVVRDKVRTAGRALSRLVDLAVEAAGDGEADIAVHHLGTPDRAAALVDAISVRLGERLRDCYLTEVGAVVAAHTGPGLAGVVIHRRSPLVP is encoded by the coding sequence ATGACCATCGCGGTCGTCACCGACTCCACCGCGTACCTGCCGGCCGAGCTGAGCGGCACGTATGACCTGACCATCGTGCCGCTCACCGTCGTCATCAACGGCTGGGACGGTCTGGAAGGCCTGGAGATCTCGCCCGCCGAGGTCGCCAAGGCCCTGAGCGGGCGTCGTGCCGCGGTCAGCACCTCCCGTCCCGCACCGTCCCAGTTCGTCACCGAGTACCGCCGTCTCCTCGACGCCGGCGCCGACGGCGTGGTCTCGGTGCACCTCTCCGCGAAGCTGTCCGGCACCTACGAGGCCGCGCAGCTGGCCGCCGCCGAGATCGGGCCGCAGATCCAGGTCGTGGACAGCGGAACAGCGGCGATGGGGCTGGGCTTTCCCGCCTTGGCGGCGGCTTCTGCGGCAGCCAACAATCAAGATCTTGAGGCGGTACGGGCGGCAGCCGCCGATCACGCCGCCCGGGTGAGCACCTTCTTCTACGTCGACACGCTCGAGTTCCTCCGCCGGGGCGGCCGGATCGGGGCGGCGTCCGCACTGGTCGGCACGGCGCTGTCGGTGAAACCGATCCTGCACGTGGCGGACGGCGCCATCGTGGTCCGGGACAAGGTGCGGACCGCGGGCCGGGCCCTGAGCCGTCTCGTCGACCTGGCCGTCGAGGCGGCCGGCGACGGTGAGGCCGACATCGCGGTGCACCACCTCGGCACGCCCGACCGGGCCGCCGCGCTGGTCGACGCGATCAGCGTGCGGCTGGGGGAGCGGCTACGGGACTGCTATCTCACCGAGGTGGGTGCGGTCGTGGCGGCGCACACCGGTCCGGGCCTGGCCGGGGTGGTCATCCACCGGCGCTCTCCTCTCGTTCCTTGA